The Flavobacterium psychrophilum genome includes a region encoding these proteins:
- a CDS encoding galactose-1-phosphate uridylyltransferase (catalyzes the interconversion of UDP-galactose and galactose-1-P with UDP-galactose and glucose-1-P), giving the protein MQSFDNNEHPHRRYNPLTGEWILVSPHRNKRPWQGQKEAANNTRLPQYDPECYLCAGNTRSNGVTNEQYTDVFVFDNDFPSLLTDEVTTPESSSLFQLKPERGINKVICFSPRHDLTIPEMEVSALVKVAEAWKQQYKELGSKDFINHVQIFENKGAVMGCSNPHPHGQIWAQSSLPTRVEKTQANLLAHYEKNGTSLLADYLAEELVKQERLVIENDHFAVVVPFWATWPYETMIISKRHFGNITEMTDEETQAFAEILKRVTVKYDNLFNTSFPYSSGIHQTPTDGKPHPEWHFHMHFYPPLLRSATVKKFMVGYEMMAEAQRDISAEKSAQILRDLPETHYKLQ; this is encoded by the coding sequence ATGCAGTCATTTGATAATAACGAACATCCGCACAGGCGCTATAACCCCTTAACGGGCGAATGGATACTGGTTTCTCCGCACCGCAATAAAAGGCCGTGGCAGGGGCAAAAGGAGGCTGCAAACAATACCCGGTTGCCGCAGTATGACCCGGAATGTTACCTGTGTGCAGGCAACACCCGATCTAACGGGGTGACTAACGAACAGTATACCGATGTATTTGTTTTTGATAACGATTTCCCGTCGCTGCTTACAGACGAAGTGACTACTCCCGAGAGCAGTTCGCTGTTTCAGCTAAAACCGGAAAGAGGCATTAATAAAGTAATATGTTTTTCGCCAAGGCACGACCTTACCATTCCCGAAATGGAGGTAAGCGCGCTTGTTAAGGTAGCAGAAGCCTGGAAACAGCAATACAAAGAGCTTGGCAGCAAGGACTTTATAAACCACGTTCAGATATTCGAGAACAAAGGTGCCGTAATGGGGTGCAGCAACCCGCATCCGCACGGACAGATATGGGCACAGTCGTCGCTGCCTACACGGGTAGAAAAAACGCAGGCCAATCTGTTAGCACACTACGAAAAGAATGGTACCAGCCTTTTAGCCGATTACCTTGCCGAAGAGCTTGTAAAGCAGGAACGTTTAGTCATAGAAAACGATCATTTTGCGGTTGTGGTTCCGTTTTGGGCTACGTGGCCTTACGAAACCATGATCATCAGCAAAAGGCATTTTGGAAACATAACCGAAATGACTGATGAAGAAACGCAGGCGTTCGCCGAAATACTAAAAAGGGTAACTGTAAAATACGATAATCTTTTTAACACCTCATTCCCGTATTCATCGGGTATACACCAAACGCCTACGGATGGTAAGCCTCATCCGGAGTGGCATTTTCACATGCATTTTTACCCGCCGTTATTGCGTTCTGCCACAGTAAAGAAATTTATGGTAGGCTACGAAATGATGGCCGAAGCCCAAAGGGATATCTCTGCCGAAAAAAGCGCCCAGATTTTAAGAGACCTTCCCGAAACACATTACAAACTCCAATAA
- a CDS encoding sodium transporter: MKALSTADYIVFLFYFILIVGYGFWIYNRKKKESASSNDYFLAEGSLTWWAIGASLIASNISAEQFIGMSGSGFKMGLAIATYEWMAAISLIVVAVFFIPVYLKNKIFTMPQFLNQRYNGTVAMIMAVFWLLLYVVVNLTSILYLGALAISSISGFDLNLCMAFLAFFSIMITLGGMKVIGFTDVIQVFFLILGGLATTYLALNLVADHFGGSGVVDGFNLMTTHASDHFEMIFDKTNSNYADLPGLSVLVGGMIIINLNYWGCNQYITQRALGADLKTARSGILFASFLKLLMPIIVVLPGIAAYVLHQQGGFQAEMLQGGELNPDRAYPVLLNLLPSGLKGLSFAALTAAIVASLAGKANSIATIFTLDIYKQRLNIDASEKKLVKVGKITVVAAMAIAILIAPFMGIDKKGGFQFIQEFTGFLSPGIFAMFILGFFWKKTTSNAALFGMIGGFLFSIFFKFLPGFIDLSFLYDWGFAVANADGIYEIPFIDRMGFVFLICVTGMFFISMKESQKGVRTNGLEIDTAMFKVTPGFAVGSIIVTALIAALYIFFW, encoded by the coding sequence ATGAAAGCATTATCTACTGCCGACTATATCGTTTTCTTATTCTACTTTATACTTATTGTAGGATACGGATTCTGGATATACAACCGCAAAAAGAAAGAAAGCGCAAGCAGCAACGATTACTTTTTAGCCGAAGGTTCACTTACATGGTGGGCTATTGGTGCATCGCTTATTGCCAGTAACATTAGTGCCGAACAATTTATCGGTATGAGTGGCTCGGGCTTTAAAATGGGTCTTGCTATTGCAACCTATGAGTGGATGGCGGCAATATCGCTCATCGTGGTCGCGGTATTTTTTATACCGGTGTACCTTAAAAACAAGATATTTACCATGCCGCAGTTTCTTAACCAGCGGTACAACGGTACGGTAGCCATGATCATGGCGGTATTCTGGCTGTTGCTTTATGTGGTGGTAAACCTTACGTCGATACTTTACCTTGGTGCACTCGCTATAAGCAGTATCTCCGGTTTCGACCTTAATTTATGTATGGCGTTCCTTGCATTCTTCTCTATTATGATTACCCTTGGCGGTATGAAGGTTATTGGATTTACGGATGTTATACAGGTATTCTTCCTGATATTAGGTGGTCTTGCAACTACATATTTAGCTCTTAACCTTGTGGCCGACCATTTTGGCGGATCTGGTGTTGTAGATGGCTTTAACCTGATGACAACCCATGCGAGCGACCACTTTGAAATGATATTTGACAAAACAAATTCCAATTATGCCGACCTTCCGGGGTTATCGGTGCTTGTGGGGGGTATGATCATTATTAACCTTAACTACTGGGGATGTAACCAATATATTACGCAGCGCGCCCTTGGTGCCGACCTTAAAACAGCACGTAGCGGTATTTTATTTGCATCGTTCCTTAAGCTGTTAATGCCTATAATCGTAGTGCTTCCGGGTATTGCGGCCTATGTGCTGCACCAGCAGGGTGGATTTCAGGCAGAAATGCTTCAGGGTGGTGAGTTAAATCCAGACCGTGCTTATCCGGTACTGCTTAACCTGCTTCCTTCAGGATTAAAAGGACTATCGTTTGCAGCACTTACAGCAGCTATCGTAGCATCGCTTGCGGGTAAGGCAAACAGTATTGCAACCATATTTACGCTTGACATCTACAAGCAGCGCCTTAATATAGATGCCAGCGAAAAGAAACTTGTAAAAGTGGGTAAAATCACTGTGGTAGCGGCTATGGCAATTGCTATACTGATCGCTCCGTTTATGGGTATCGATAAAAAAGGTGGGTTCCAGTTCATACAGGAGTTTACAGGCTTCCTTAGCCCGGGTATCTTCGCGATGTTTATTCTTGGTTTCTTCTGGAAAAAAACAACGTCAAATGCTGCCTTGTTTGGTATGATAGGCGGCTTCCTGTTCTCAATATTCTTTAAATTCCTTCCGGGCTTTATAGATCTGTCGTTCCTTTACGACTGGGGCTTTGCCGTGGCAAATGCCGATGGGATCTACGAAATACCATTTATCGACAGGATGGGCTTTGTGTTCCTTATCTGTGTAACAGGTATGTTCTTTATTAGTATGAAAGAAAGCCAGAAAGGTGTACGCACTAATGGCCTTGAAATAGATACAGCCATGTTTAAGGTAACACCTGGCTTCGCAGTAGGGTCTATCATTGTAACAGCTTTAATTGCTGCATTGTATATATTCTTCTGGTAA
- a CDS encoding transcriptional regulator: MTKAEKTKQYIIEKTAPVFNRKGFAGTSMNDIVEVTGLTKGSIYGNFENKDEVALAAFDYNYSAISGVIRTKMALKPHSIDKLKVYLSVFSDFVNMPMLHGGCPVLNTAIEADDTHGELRAKAVNAIENWYAKIETIIKDGIDAGQIQQGTNGKDFAGAFIALIEGGIMLAKVTGKMHGIKAAVKQGEKMIKEITV, encoded by the coding sequence ATGACGAAAGCCGAAAAAACCAAACAATACATTATAGAGAAAACAGCACCCGTATTTAACCGTAAGGGTTTTGCCGGGACGTCTATGAATGATATTGTTGAGGTTACAGGCCTTACTAAAGGAAGCATTTATGGTAATTTTGAAAATAAAGATGAGGTTGCCCTGGCAGCTTTCGATTATAACTATAGTGCAATATCGGGTGTGATAAGAACAAAGATGGCTTTAAAGCCGCACAGTATAGATAAACTTAAAGTATACCTTTCGGTATTTTCAGATTTTGTAAACATGCCAATGCTGCATGGCGGATGCCCTGTGCTTAACACTGCTATAGAAGCAGATGATACTCATGGAGAACTAAGGGCGAAGGCTGTAAATGCGATTGAAAACTGGTACGCTAAAATTGAGACGATCATCAAAGACGGTATCGATGCTGGACAGATACAGCAGGGTACTAATGGTAAAGATTTTGCCGGAGCTTTTATTGCCCTTATAGAAGGCGGTATTATGCTGGCTAAGGTTACCGGGAAAATGCACGGTATTAAAGCTGCCGTTAAACAGGGAGAAAAAATGATAAAGGAGATCACGGTGTGA
- a CDS encoding DNA alkylation repair protein, whose translation MSALKNLYSLAFYDRLSAVLAMSLTGFDKAKFIGLINSDGFEDKELKARMRHTAVVLHQFMPQDFGKAVTALQVIIGNLREDNFGEDSLACMFLPDYIEVYGLDHYDDAIKALEYVTQFTSCEFAVRPFLLKYEDKMLEQMLAWSLHNNYKVRRFASEGARPRLPWAMAIPSLKKDPSRLLPILENLKNDPSDFVRRSVANNINDIAKDHPDVVVAIAKKWKGAGKETDAIVKHGSRTLLKQGHTEILKLFGLDAAAIVFSGFEVFTPTVKMGDSVEFTFAIQNTSVEPQTVRLEYGLYYMKAKGHLAKKVFKISERIYQPAEKAVIVRKQSFRAITTRVFHAGEHKVSIIINGEEKAPLLAFELI comes from the coding sequence ATGAGTGCTCTTAAAAACTTATATTCTCTTGCTTTTTATGATAGATTATCTGCAGTGCTTGCTATGTCACTGACCGGTTTTGACAAGGCAAAATTTATCGGTCTTATCAATTCAGACGGATTTGAGGATAAGGAGCTGAAAGCACGCATGCGGCATACTGCCGTAGTATTGCATCAGTTTATGCCACAGGATTTCGGCAAAGCAGTTACAGCGTTGCAGGTAATCATAGGGAATTTAAGGGAAGATAATTTTGGGGAAGACAGCCTTGCATGCATGTTCCTGCCCGATTATATAGAAGTGTATGGACTTGATCATTACGACGATGCCATAAAAGCTTTAGAATATGTTACACAGTTTACCAGCTGCGAATTTGCCGTTCGCCCGTTCCTGCTGAAGTATGAGGACAAAATGCTGGAACAGATGCTGGCCTGGTCGCTTCATAATAATTATAAGGTACGCCGTTTTGCCAGTGAAGGTGCACGTCCGCGTTTGCCCTGGGCTATGGCAATTCCGTCACTTAAAAAAGATCCGTCGCGTTTACTGCCCATACTGGAAAACCTAAAAAATGACCCGTCTGATTTTGTGCGCCGAAGTGTTGCCAACAACATTAACGACATTGCCAAAGACCATCCTGATGTGGTTGTAGCTATCGCAAAAAAATGGAAAGGAGCAGGCAAAGAAACCGATGCTATTGTTAAACATGGCAGCCGTACTTTGCTAAAGCAGGGACATACAGAAATACTGAAGCTTTTCGGGCTTGATGCTGCTGCCATTGTATTTTCCGGTTTTGAAGTATTTACGCCAACGGTAAAAATGGGCGACAGCGTAGAATTTACTTTCGCTATACAAAACACTTCAGTTGAACCGCAAACCGTTCGTTTGGAATATGGCTTGTACTACATGAAAGCCAAAGGGCACCTTGCTAAAAAGGTTTTTAAAATAAGTGAGCGAATTTACCAACCCGCAGAAAAGGCGGTGATTGTTAGAAAGCAATCATTCAGGGCCATCACCACAAGGGTTTTTCATGCCGGAGAACATAAGGTTTCCATCATTATTAACGGTGAAGAAAAAGCCCCTCTACTGGCTTTTGAACTTATTTAG
- a CDS encoding galactokinase: MKKKLVKQVTSHFKTAFGAEPKYTFLSPGRINVIGEHVDYNDGFVLPAAINKYICFAVSESGSATSTIIAKDLGETYTFDINDELKPTDIMWVNYILGVVHQLKSLSTNLKGLNIVFSSTIPMGAGLSSSAALECGIGYLYNHIFGIGLTKEEIALIGQKSEHTFVGVNCGIMDQFASVFGKKNSVIKLDCNTLEYEYHKANFKEYSLLLLDSNVKHTHLTSGYNTRRQEVEQGLAILKQAYPEVKTFRDCCEEQVLAQRENLGETIFKRCLFVVQEIQRVLDAVDALEASDFAGLGAHMFATHDGLSKEYEVSCEEIDFLVGEVRNDENVLGSRMMGGGFGGCSINLVKKGYEDAIIERVSATYKAKFGISLKAYKIKISKGTTLYTK, translated from the coding sequence ATGAAAAAGAAATTAGTAAAACAGGTTACAAGTCATTTTAAGACTGCTTTTGGTGCAGAACCTAAGTACACATTCCTTTCGCCGGGAAGAATAAATGTTATTGGCGAACACGTAGATTATAACGATGGTTTTGTGCTTCCGGCAGCCATAAACAAATACATTTGCTTTGCAGTGTCAGAGTCGGGTAGTGCCACATCTACCATCATTGCAAAAGACCTGGGCGAAACCTATACGTTTGATATCAATGACGAACTAAAACCTACAGATATAATGTGGGTTAACTATATTTTGGGCGTAGTACACCAGCTTAAAAGCCTCAGTACTAACCTAAAAGGGTTAAATATTGTTTTCAGCAGTACCATACCAATGGGAGCAGGGTTATCGTCTTCGGCGGCGTTGGAGTGCGGTATAGGTTATCTGTATAACCACATCTTTGGTATCGGTCTTACGAAAGAAGAAATTGCACTGATAGGACAAAAATCTGAACATACCTTTGTGGGGGTAAATTGTGGTATTATGGATCAGTTTGCCAGCGTGTTCGGTAAAAAGAACAGTGTGATAAAGCTGGACTGCAATACACTGGAATATGAATACCATAAGGCGAATTTTAAAGAATATTCACTATTATTGCTGGATAGTAACGTAAAGCACACGCACCTTACCTCGGGCTACAATACCCGCAGACAGGAGGTTGAGCAGGGATTGGCTATATTAAAACAAGCTTATCCTGAAGTAAAAACTTTCCGCGATTGCTGTGAAGAACAGGTGCTTGCACAGCGCGAAAATTTGGGTGAGACTATTTTTAAACGCTGCCTGTTTGTAGTACAGGAAATACAAAGGGTACTTGATGCTGTTGATGCGCTGGAAGCCTCAGATTTTGCAGGTCTTGGTGCGCATATGTTTGCTACCCACGACGGACTTTCAAAAGAATACGAAGTAAGCTGCGAAGAAATTGATTTTCTGGTAGGTGAAGTTCGTAACGATGAAAATGTACTTGGATCGCGAATGATGGGCGGAGGCTTTGGCGGATGCTCTATCAATCTTGTAAAAAAAGGATATGAAGATGCTATTATAGAGCGTGTAAGCGCTACATATAAAGCAAAATTCGGCATCAGCCTAAAGGCGTATAAAATTAAAATTTCAAAAGGTACAACCCTTTATACAAAATAA
- a CDS encoding aldose epimerase: MEKNHISHFSDSTVAKLFGVLPDGKEVQEYTLTNGGKLEVSFINYGATITALRVKSSNGNTTDVVLGFETITDYIESYALPSPPYFGAVIGRYAGRIANARFSIDGNDVALDSNHENNTLHGGKQGFCRKFWEVTALEQNADNAFITFSYTSPEGEEHFPGELQVNVTYTLTADNEIKISYSATTTEDTVINLTQHSYFNLDGHTADVLSQQLTVNSPAILELKENGIPTGKYIKAADKGYDFTSPASCPSSIDNSFALTDATLPAAILVSKNTGIKMTVYTDQPSVHIYVGGNCFGKVAGKEGAAYHPQSGICFETQNYPDAPNHTNFPNSVLRKGDTYRQETTWKFETI, from the coding sequence ATGGAAAAAAATCACATTTCACATTTTAGCGATAGTACTGTTGCGAAATTATTTGGGGTGCTTCCGGATGGTAAAGAGGTGCAGGAATATACCCTTACGAATGGCGGCAAACTTGAGGTTAGCTTTATAAATTACGGGGCGACAATAACGGCGTTACGCGTAAAAAGCAGCAACGGAAATACAACTGATGTGGTGTTGGGATTTGAAACTATCACTGATTATATAGAATCGTACGCGCTGCCCAGCCCCCCTTATTTTGGTGCGGTTATAGGGCGTTACGCAGGGCGAATTGCCAATGCACGATTTAGTATAGACGGTAACGATGTTGCTTTAGATAGCAACCACGAAAACAATACGCTACATGGTGGTAAGCAAGGTTTTTGCAGAAAATTCTGGGAGGTAACAGCTTTAGAGCAAAATGCAGATAATGCTTTTATAACCTTTAGCTACACAAGCCCTGAGGGCGAAGAACATTTTCCGGGGGAGTTACAGGTAAATGTTACCTATACGCTTACGGCAGATAATGAAATTAAGATAAGCTATTCGGCAACCACAACAGAAGATACGGTTATCAACCTTACGCAGCACAGTTACTTTAATCTTGATGGCCATACGGCCGATGTTCTAAGCCAGCAGCTTACAGTAAATTCTCCGGCAATACTGGAACTTAAAGAAAATGGAATACCAACAGGTAAATACATAAAAGCGGCAGATAAAGGGTACGATTTTACATCTCCTGCCAGCTGCCCTTCATCAATAGATAATTCTTTCGCGCTGACTGATGCTACTTTACCTGCGGCAATACTGGTTAGTAAAAACACCGGAATTAAAATGACGGTGTATACCGATCAGCCGTCGGTGCATATTTATGTTGGAGGCAATTGTTTTGGTAAAGTTGCCGGAAAAGAAGGTGCTGCCTACCATCCGCAAAGTGGTATCTGCTTTGAAACGCAAAACTACCCCGATGCACCAAACCATACTAACTTTCCTAATTCGGTACTTCGTAAAGGCGACACGTACCGCCAGGAAACAACGTGGAAATTTGAAACGATATAA
- a CDS encoding transcriptional regulator, translating into MKIIDIDNRHSLPKYKQIILSVETAISEKRMKRGDKLPSVNKVALEFSLSRDTVLQAYDELKKRGIIYARLGKGYYIKSEEFSFEQRIFLLFDEFNSFKEDLYNAFMETMANNAQIDIFFHYFSIDVFRKLINENNGDYSKYIIMPTTLKGVASIIKTLPKNDVYILDQTNAELKDYPSVHQNFVSDMYNGLCAGKDKLRKYKKLILIFPAFKQPPGMAEGFIKFCDEHSFAYEIIADFENRTITPGEVYVIPNDRHLVSVMEQAKIQKLKIAKDIGVISYNDTPLKKVVGDGITTISTDFREMGQLLAQMIINNDKGDIENKSRLIERGSL; encoded by the coding sequence ATGAAAATAATAGATATAGACAACAGGCACAGCCTGCCAAAGTACAAACAGATAATTTTATCGGTAGAAACTGCCATATCTGAAAAACGCATGAAACGTGGCGATAAGCTCCCCTCGGTCAATAAAGTAGCCCTTGAATTTTCGCTTTCGCGGGATACCGTATTACAGGCCTACGACGAACTTAAAAAACGTGGGATCATCTACGCGCGTCTCGGCAAAGGCTACTACATAAAAAGCGAAGAGTTTAGTTTTGAGCAGCGCATCTTTTTGCTGTTTGATGAATTTAACTCTTTTAAGGAAGACCTCTACAATGCCTTTATGGAGACTATGGCAAACAATGCTCAGATAGATATCTTCTTTCACTACTTCAGTATTGATGTATTCAGGAAACTGATAAACGAAAACAACGGCGATTATTCTAAATATATTATTATGCCTACTACCTTAAAGGGTGTGGCATCTATTATAAAAACACTGCCAAAGAATGATGTATACATTTTAGACCAGACCAATGCCGAACTGAAAGACTATCCATCTGTCCATCAGAATTTTGTTAGCGATATGTACAATGGACTTTGTGCCGGTAAAGACAAACTACGCAAATACAAAAAGCTTATACTAATATTCCCTGCCTTTAAGCAACCTCCCGGCATGGCAGAAGGTTTTATTAAATTCTGCGATGAGCATAGCTTTGCTTACGAGATCATTGCCGATTTTGAAAACCGCACCATAACCCCCGGTGAAGTTTATGTTATACCTAACGACCGCCACCTGGTTAGCGTTATGGAACAGGCGAAGATTCAGAAACTAAAAATTGCAAAAGACATAGGCGTGATATCGTATAACGACACTCCGCTAAAAAAAGTAGTTGGCGACGGCATTACCACAATATCGACCGATTTTAGAGAAATGGGACAATTATTAGCACAAATGATAATTAATAACGATAAGGGCGACATTGAAAACAAAAGTAGACTGATCGAGAGGGGATCGTTGTGA
- a CDS encoding thioesterase, translating to MFSKAAEYLKSHIGKEITDSPSPFMAWLKPVILAVEDGSLTFQHTIRKEMTNPFGTLHGGITAAIIDDAIGATLISYGEPYFYVSVNLVVDYLSAAREGDIILAQTSIIKKGSQIVNAQCEVWNADRSKLIAKGYTNLLKTEIKK from the coding sequence ATGTTTTCTAAAGCAGCAGAATACTTAAAAAGCCACATAGGCAAAGAAATTACCGACTCGCCCTCACCCTTTATGGCGTGGCTAAAGCCTGTTATACTGGCGGTAGAAGACGGTAGCCTGACATTTCAGCACACTATCCGCAAAGAAATGACCAACCCGTTCGGCACATTGCATGGCGGCATTACCGCGGCCATTATAGACGATGCCATTGGTGCTACGCTTATATCCTATGGTGAGCCGTATTTCTATGTATCGGTTAACCTGGTGGTCGATTATTTATCGGCAGCACGTGAGGGCGATATTATACTGGCGCAGACTTCCATCATTAAAAAAGGCAGCCAGATTGTTAATGCCCAATGCGAGGTTTGGAATGCCGACCGCTCAAAATTAATTGCCAAAGGGTATACCAACCTGCTTAAAACAGAGATAAAGAAATAA
- a CDS encoding 3-oxoacyl-ACP synthase, which produces MKRVAITGLGAITPLGNTVAEFWANILAGKSGAGPITKFDSSKFKTHFAHEVKGFNAEDYIERKEIRKYDVFTQYAIAAADEAIKDAGLDFATMPQTERFDVGVIWASGNGGIGTFEEQLKEFYSGDGTPRFNPFFIPKMIVDIAAGVLSIRYGLHGPNYATVSACASSNTAIISAFDTIRLGKAIIMIAGGSEAALTPASIGGFNASQALSKRNDSPQTASRPFDADRDGFVAGEGAGALILEDWDYAVARGANIYAEIVGGGMAADAYHLTGTPADGLGAALGMQKALADAGLLPEAIDYINAHATSTPVGDLSELNAIHSVFGGQDVAISATKSMTGHLLGAAGAIESIISVLAVKYDVVPPTVNLENPDPNIPQGLHLVKNTPEKRIINYALNNTFGFGGHTATSIFKKSAL; this is translated from the coding sequence ATGAAACGAGTAGCAATAACAGGGCTTGGGGCGATAACGCCACTGGGCAATACAGTAGCCGAATTCTGGGCAAATATACTTGCCGGAAAAAGCGGTGCAGGGCCTATAACCAAATTTGACAGCTCTAAATTTAAAACTCATTTTGCCCACGAGGTAAAAGGCTTTAATGCTGAAGATTATATTGAAAGAAAAGAGATTAGAAAATACGATGTCTTTACCCAGTACGCCATTGCTGCTGCCGATGAAGCCATAAAAGATGCAGGGCTCGATTTTGCAACTATGCCACAAACGGAACGTTTTGATGTTGGCGTAATATGGGCATCGGGCAACGGAGGCATCGGTACATTTGAAGAACAGCTGAAAGAATTTTATTCAGGCGATGGCACACCACGTTTCAACCCGTTCTTTATTCCTAAAATGATAGTGGATATAGCTGCTGGTGTATTGTCTATACGTTACGGGTTGCATGGGCCAAACTATGCGACAGTATCGGCATGTGCATCTTCCAATACGGCTATTATTTCCGCTTTTGATACGATACGTCTTGGTAAAGCAATAATTATGATTGCCGGAGGTAGCGAGGCGGCATTAACACCTGCTTCGATAGGAGGATTTAATGCTTCGCAGGCATTGTCAAAAAGAAATGACAGTCCGCAAACAGCATCCCGCCCTTTTGATGCCGACAGGGATGGTTTTGTGGCAGGCGAAGGTGCCGGCGCACTGATACTGGAAGACTGGGACTATGCCGTAGCAAGAGGCGCAAACATTTATGCAGAGATTGTAGGCGGTGGCATGGCTGCCGATGCCTACCATCTTACCGGTACACCTGCCGATGGTCTGGGTGCTGCCCTAGGTATGCAGAAAGCCCTGGCAGATGCAGGATTATTACCTGAGGCTATAGACTATATTAATGCGCATGCTACTTCTACACCTGTTGGCGACCTAAGCGAGCTCAATGCGATACACTCGGTTTTTGGTGGGCAGGATGTGGCCATTAGTGCTACAAAATCTATGACCGGGCATCTTCTCGGCGCAGCGGGTGCTATAGAAAGCATCATTAGTGTGCTGGCGGTTAAATATGATGTTGTTCCGCCAACTGTAAACCTTGAAAATCCGGACCCGAATATTCCACAGGGACTGCATTTGGTTAAGAATACTCCAGAGAAGCGCATAATCAACTACGCTCTTAACAACACGTTTGGCTTTGGCGGGCATACCGCAACATCTATATTTAAAAAATCAGCATTATAA
- a CDS encoding transcriptional regulator, protein MNCIIVDDEPLAREGMLLQLQDIPDVTVIGSFNGVKKAREFMKDNPVDLIFLDIQMPGITGLEFAATIPRETLVIFTTAYSQYALQSYEVEAIDYLVKPVNKERLVKSVQKAVVYKNLLSGQNASMESIDAEFMLIKSERRFHKILFKDILYVEGLKDYVVIYIEDNKVITAMNLKTIHSHLNPAMFARVSKSYLVNINHIDSFDNHTIYIKNTEVPIGDVFRKDFLELYLGKNLSDKF, encoded by the coding sequence GTGAATTGTATAATTGTAGATGATGAGCCACTGGCACGCGAAGGTATGCTGTTGCAATTGCAGGATATACCCGATGTTACCGTCATAGGAAGTTTTAACGGGGTAAAAAAGGCACGCGAGTTTATGAAGGATAACCCGGTTGACCTTATATTCCTTGACATACAAATGCCGGGCATAACGGGGCTGGAATTTGCAGCGACTATTCCGAGGGAAACTCTGGTAATATTTACAACGGCCTATTCGCAGTATGCATTGCAAAGCTATGAAGTAGAAGCTATAGATTATCTGGTTAAGCCGGTAAATAAGGAGCGCCTGGTAAAATCGGTACAAAAGGCTGTGGTGTATAAAAACCTTTTAAGCGGGCAAAACGCTTCTATGGAAAGCATTGATGCCGAGTTTATGCTTATAAAATCAGAAAGGCGCTTTCATAAGATATTATTTAAAGACATATTATATGTAGAAGGACTTAAAGATTATGTTGTTATTTATATTGAAGACAATAAGGTAATTACAGCAATGAACCTTAAAACTATTCACAGCCACCTTAACCCTGCAATGTTTGCACGGGTAAGTAAATCGTACCTGGTGAATATAAACCACATCGACTCATTTGATAATCATACCATATACATAAAGAATACAGAAGTGCCTATAGGCGATGTGTTTAGAAAAGATTTCCTTGAACTTTATTTAGGAAAAAACCTGTCGGATAAATTTTAG